A window of the Methanocorpusculum vombati genome harbors these coding sequences:
- a CDS encoding ABC transporter ATP-binding protein: MSASVPVVELRDVYKIYHMPAGDVHALNGVTFSVMPGEFVAIMGPSGSGKSTLMNMIGCLDVPTKGGMYIDGRSVNEMTDDELTIHRRDHIGFIFQKFNLIGLLTAYENVEYPMILRYGKRDDTGRPKELLASVGIDEAKMTHTPFELSGGQQQRVAVARALANDPALLLCDEPTGNLDSKMSEQIMALLRDLNTRGRTIIMVTHDPHTATYADRTIIIRDGEIVNA, from the coding sequence TGCCGGCAGGCGATGTACATGCCTTAAACGGCGTCACATTTTCGGTGATGCCGGGTGAGTTCGTGGCCATTATGGGTCCGTCCGGTTCGGGAAAATCCACCCTCATGAACATGATCGGGTGTCTGGATGTCCCGACCAAAGGCGGGATGTACATTGACGGCCGCAGCGTCAACGAGATGACCGACGATGAACTGACCATTCACCGCCGCGATCACATCGGTTTCATCTTCCAGAAGTTCAATCTGATCGGCCTTCTGACCGCATACGAAAACGTCGAGTATCCGATGATTCTCCGGTACGGCAAGCGTGATGATACCGGTCGCCCCAAAGAACTGCTTGCAAGTGTCGGCATTGATGAGGCAAAGATGACCCACACACCGTTTGAGTTGTCCGGCGGTCAGCAGCAGCGGGTGGCAGTTGCCCGCGCCCTTGCAAACGATCCGGCCCTTCTCCTCTGCGATGAACCGACCGGAAATCTCGATTCGAAGATGAGCGAACAGATCATGGCACTGCTCCGCGACTTAAACACCCGCGGCAGAACGATCATCATGGTGACGCACGATCCGCATACGGCAACGTATGCGGATCGTACCATCATCATCCGCGACGGGGAAATTGTGAATGCGTGA